The following are encoded together in the Planktothrix serta PCC 8927 genome:
- a CDS encoding tetratricopeptide repeat protein, with protein MLSKSNTLKTATNLLEEANQLKQSGQLQAAIMAYRQAAQLNPKFHWIYHNLGEALAENNQLLEAIQAFQRAIELNSDSAWSQYQLAEVLLKLGNLPDAIKVFKKAIDINPNATEFYNSLGKALFKKGELDQAISYYQKALELNSEDAIAYQYLGEALAQRGQLDEAIDYCRKAIDLNPNLGDAYQILGKVLVQKGLFNEALNILLEAQEFNPKSPEIYHVLGDIYVYFKQWNQAIDAYSQAIQIKPNTAIFYHGLGNVFAQLNQWEDAVSAYSQAIVLNPESADCHQSFAEVLAKLERWDAAIVSYSKALELNPNLTDIYSRLADALKDRGTPADLEKANQYYKKSIESNSGDIEAYQTLLKSQPDNLDLCWEYANLLWSKNQREQALIYYKKVKDAEPQDFELLLKLGEAFVRMSEFEDAIAIYNKALEINPNSSDIYHHLGEPLEKIGEMEAAAKSYQKAIELNPDFFGSYHNLGDIRQRQKKFEQAVLSYKKAIELNPSFYWSYHNLADTLEKQGNAEEAIATYRKCLEINPHFGWSHCNLATALAKQGKIEDSLHHYRRASELDPALGIDFNGLKKALLDQILVEDYMYKLWRDKNFPRAADLIKMAETMELFSYKPVFSVIMPVYNTPEEFLRDAIESVINQIYPYWEFCIADDASPSPHVKKILEEYKAKDSRIKVIYRTKNGHISESSNSALELATGEFITLLDHDDLITPDGLYEVALLLNRNPDLDMIYSDEDKISPNGNLVNPYFKPEWCPESFLSRMYTCHLGTYRRSIIEEIGGFRIGYEGAQDYDLVLRFTEKTQKIAHISKVLYHWRMHSGSTAGGSEAKPYAYIASEKAIQDALNRRGECGIVTGVPGFLGHHLVRYEITDYKKVSIIIPTRDLGEVLDRCLESIFTLTTYPNYEVIIIDNGSVQDYTFKVFSKWSSQEPSRFKCYRLDIPFNFSTINNYGVSQATGDYLLFLNNDTEVINPDWMNAMVEQVQRPQIGAVGVLLLFPDNTIQHAGVVMGLGGVAGHGYYAMSSDIPGYFGNVIGFNNVSAVTGACLMCRREVFEQIGGFDEQLTVAYNDVDLCLKMLDQGYRNLYLPHVTLYHHESKSRGYEDTPEKKERLKRESNIIEGRWQKYIDNDPCYSPHLTRVCQNFSIKVQDN; from the coding sequence ATGCTATCTAAATCTAACACATTGAAAACCGCTACAAATTTACTAGAAGAAGCGAATCAACTGAAACAATCAGGTCAGTTACAAGCTGCGATTATGGCTTATCGTCAGGCTGCACAATTAAACCCTAAGTTTCATTGGATTTACCATAATTTAGGGGAAGCGTTAGCTGAAAATAATCAACTATTAGAAGCAATACAAGCGTTTCAGCGTGCTATTGAATTAAATTCTGATTCAGCTTGGTCACAATACCAATTAGCAGAAGTTTTATTAAAATTGGGGAATTTACCCGATGCAATTAAGGTGTTTAAAAAGGCGATAGATATTAATCCCAATGCTACGGAATTTTATAATAGTTTAGGGAAAGCTCTATTTAAAAAAGGAGAATTAGATCAAGCAATTAGTTACTATCAAAAAGCTCTGGAACTTAACTCAGAAGATGCGATCGCTTATCAATATTTAGGAGAAGCCTTAGCTCAACGGGGTCAACTGGATGAAGCAATAGATTATTGTCGAAAAGCGATTGATCTCAATCCCAATTTAGGAGATGCTTATCAAATATTAGGCAAAGTATTAGTTCAGAAAGGTTTGTTTAATGAAGCTCTAAATATATTATTAGAAGCCCAGGAATTTAACCCTAAGTCGCCAGAAATATATCATGTGCTAGGAGATATTTATGTTTATTTTAAACAGTGGAATCAAGCTATTGACGCTTATTCCCAAGCGATTCAAATTAAACCCAATACAGCGATATTTTATCACGGTTTAGGGAATGTTTTTGCTCAACTCAATCAATGGGAAGATGCCGTTTCTGCTTATTCTCAAGCTATTGTATTAAATCCTGAATCAGCAGATTGTCATCAGAGTTTTGCTGAAGTTTTAGCCAAATTAGAACGATGGGATGCTGCGATCGTTTCCTATTCAAAAGCTTTAGAATTAAATCCTAATTTAACAGATATTTACTCTCGATTAGCAGATGCTTTAAAAGACCGAGGAACCCCCGCAGATTTGGAAAAAGCAAATCAATATTATAAAAAGTCTATTGAATCTAATAGTGGGGATATAGAAGCCTATCAAACCTTGTTAAAATCTCAGCCGGATAACTTAGATTTATGTTGGGAATACGCTAATTTATTATGGAGTAAAAATCAGCGTGAACAAGCTCTGATTTATTATAAAAAAGTCAAAGATGCTGAACCCCAAGACTTTGAACTATTGCTAAAGTTGGGAGAAGCATTTGTCAGGATGAGTGAGTTTGAAGATGCGATCGCTATTTACAATAAAGCTTTAGAAATTAACCCAAATTCATCGGATATTTACCATCACTTAGGAGAACCTTTAGAAAAAATAGGTGAAATGGAAGCAGCAGCAAAAAGCTACCAAAAAGCGATTGAATTAAACCCTGACTTTTTTGGTTCCTATCACAATTTAGGGGATATTCGACAACGCCAAAAGAAATTTGAACAAGCGGTTTTATCTTATAAAAAAGCTATTGAATTAAATCCTAGTTTTTACTGGTCTTATCATAATTTAGCTGATACTTTAGAAAAACAAGGTAATGCAGAAGAAGCGATCGCAACTTACCGCAAATGCTTAGAAATCAACCCTCATTTTGGTTGGTCACACTGTAACTTAGCAACCGCTTTAGCTAAACAAGGTAAAATAGAAGATTCTCTACATCATTATCGACGTGCATCCGAACTTGATCCCGCATTAGGAATTGATTTCAATGGTTTAAAAAAAGCACTTTTAGATCAAATTCTAGTTGAAGATTATATGTATAAACTCTGGAGAGACAAGAACTTTCCTAGAGCAGCAGATTTAATCAAAATGGCAGAAACAATGGAATTATTCAGCTATAAACCCGTATTCAGCGTGATTATGCCTGTTTATAATACCCCAGAAGAATTTCTCCGAGACGCCATAGAATCTGTGATTAATCAAATTTATCCCTACTGGGAATTTTGTATTGCTGATGATGCTTCTCCCTCTCCCCACGTTAAGAAAATTTTAGAAGAATATAAAGCCAAAGATTCCCGAATAAAAGTCATTTATAGAACTAAAAATGGTCATATTTCTGAATCCTCTAACTCCGCTTTAGAATTGGCAACAGGAGAATTTATTACGTTGCTGGATCATGATGATTTAATTACTCCCGATGGGTTATATGAAGTTGCTTTATTATTAAATCGAAATCCTGATTTAGATATGATTTATTCCGATGAAGATAAAATTAGTCCCAATGGTAACTTAGTTAATCCTTACTTTAAACCAGAATGGTGCCCTGAATCCTTTTTGTCTCGGATGTATACCTGCCATTTAGGAACTTACCGACGTTCTATTATAGAAGAAATTGGAGGTTTCAGAATCGGATATGAAGGCGCTCAAGATTATGATTTAGTCTTGAGATTTACCGAAAAAACCCAAAAAATTGCTCATATTTCCAAAGTTTTATATCACTGGCGAATGCACTCGGGTTCAACAGCAGGGGGAAGTGAAGCAAAACCCTATGCTTATATAGCCTCAGAAAAAGCTATTCAGGATGCGTTAAATAGACGGGGAGAGTGTGGAATAGTAACAGGAGTTCCGGGATTTTTAGGACATCATTTAGTCCGGTATGAAATTACCGATTATAAGAAGGTTAGCATCATTATTCCAACAAGAGATTTAGGGGAAGTTTTAGACCGATGTTTAGAGTCTATTTTTACTCTAACAACCTACCCCAACTATGAAGTCATTATCATTGATAATGGTAGCGTTCAAGACTATACCTTTAAAGTATTTTCTAAGTGGAGTTCTCAGGAACCCTCACGGTTTAAATGTTATCGATTAGATATTCCCTTCAACTTCTCCACAATTAATAATTATGGAGTCAGTCAAGCAACGGGAGATTATCTGCTATTCTTAAATAACGATACCGAAGTAATTAATCCTGACTGGATGAATGCGATGGTAGAACAAGTTCAACGTCCTCAAATTGGTGCGGTAGGAGTGTTATTATTATTCCCAGATAATACGATTCAACACGCTGGCGTTGTCATGGGATTAGGGGGCGTTGCCGGGCATGGATATTATGCCATGTCTTCTGATATCCCCGGATATTTTGGCAATGTTATTGGGTTTAATAATGTTTCTGCGGTTACCGGAGCTTGTTTGATGTGTCGGCGAGAAGTATTTGAACAAATAGGGGGTTTTGATGAACAGTTGACGGTCGCTTATAATGATGTAGACTTGTGTTTAAAAATGTTAGATCAAGGCTATCGTAACTTGTATTTACCTCACGTTACCCTTTATCACCATGAATCAAAAAGTCGAGGTTATGAAGATACACCCGAAAAGAAAGAACGTCTAAAGCGAGAATCAAATATTATTGAAGGACGTTGGCAAAAGTATATTGATAATGATCCTTGTTATAGTCCTCACTTGACAAGAGTTTGTCAGAACTTTAGTATTAAAGTGCAGGATAATTAG
- a CDS encoding glycosyltransferase family 2 protein translates to MPVYNTPETFLREAIQSVLDQVYTNWELCIADDASTASHVRQILEEYQQQDSRIKVIFRTKNGHISATSNSALELATGEFIGLLDHDDVLTPDALYEVVSLLNQHPTADMIYSDEDKLNEKGELTGHFFKPDWCPDSFLSRMYTCHFGVYRREIINQIGGFRTGYEGSQDYDLVLRFTEKTDNIFHIPKILYHWRIHSSSAAGGTEAKPYAYEAAKRALQDAIDRRKEPGIVKDVPIYLGHYQIRYKILDYKRVSIIIPTKDLGKILNRCLESIFTLSIYPDYEVIVIDNGSTEAETQEILAKWQEKEPTRFRYYPLDIPFNFSKINNYAVSKATGDYLLFLNNDTEVIHPDWIDAMVEQAQRPSIGAVGALLRYPDKIVQHAGVVVGIGHFAAHSHRLASETDPGYYGQIISISNYSAVTAACLMCRREIFTQVGGFDEQLAVAYNDVDFCLKIVEQGYRNIYLPHVVLYHYESKSRGYDTTPDKLQRFMQEVAITRQRWQRYVDHDPCYNPNLTLSASDYSLRQFAEVEIFDVFIEFDDRVLQDCAIDQPEIKTYWGISQITFKGWVLGKQQKITAVQIIGNHGQVIKEIPANFTRPDVRLLHPENPNSEFCGFCETIELRNLSGQTELLFQAVLNNETYAKFGQVKLKINP, encoded by the coding sequence ATGCCTGTTTATAATACCCCTGAAACGTTTCTCCGCGAAGCGATTCAATCGGTGTTAGATCAGGTTTATACGAATTGGGAATTGTGTATTGCGGATGACGCTTCAACTGCTTCTCATGTTAGACAGATATTAGAAGAATATCAACAGCAAGATAGCCGAATTAAAGTCATTTTTAGAACTAAAAACGGTCATATTTCTGCAACTTCTAATTCTGCTTTAGAGTTAGCAACGGGAGAATTTATCGGGTTATTAGATCATGATGATGTGTTAACTCCCGATGCCTTATATGAAGTCGTGAGTTTATTAAATCAACATCCGACTGCGGATATGATTTATTCCGATGAAGATAAACTCAATGAAAAAGGCGAATTAACAGGTCATTTCTTTAAACCAGATTGGTGTCCTGATTCCTTTTTATCTCGGATGTATACCTGTCATTTCGGAGTTTATCGCCGGGAAATTATTAATCAAATTGGAGGTTTTAGAACCGGATATGAAGGCAGTCAAGATTATGATTTAGTCTTGAGATTTACTGAAAAAACCGATAATATTTTTCATATTCCTAAAATCCTCTATCACTGGCGCATTCATAGCAGTTCTGCCGCCGGAGGAACTGAGGCGAAACCCTACGCTTATGAAGCCGCTAAACGGGCGTTACAAGATGCAATTGACCGCAGAAAAGAACCGGGAATTGTTAAAGATGTTCCGATTTATTTAGGACACTATCAAATCCGCTATAAAATTTTAGATTACAAGCGGGTGAGTATTATTATTCCAACTAAAGATTTAGGAAAAATCTTAAATCGCTGTTTGGAATCTATCTTTACTCTTAGCATTTATCCTGATTATGAAGTGATTGTGATTGATAATGGCAGTACAGAAGCAGAAACTCAGGAAATTTTAGCAAAATGGCAAGAAAAAGAACCCACTCGGTTTAGATATTATCCTTTAGATATTCCTTTCAATTTTTCTAAGATTAATAACTACGCCGTTAGCAAAGCCACTGGGGATTATTTGCTATTCTTAAATAATGATACCGAAGTCATTCATCCTGATTGGATTGATGCCATGGTAGAACAAGCCCAACGGCCTTCTATTGGTGCTGTGGGTGCGTTATTACGGTATCCTGATAAAATCGTTCAACACGCTGGCGTTGTGGTGGGAATTGGTCATTTTGCCGCCCATAGTCACCGCCTGGCATCGGAAACAGACCCCGGATATTATGGTCAAATTATTTCTATTAGTAATTATTCGGCGGTGACAGCAGCTTGTTTGATGTGTCGGCGAGAAATATTTACACAAGTGGGGGGATTTGATGAACAGTTAGCAGTGGCTTATAATGATGTTGATTTCTGCTTAAAAATCGTTGAACAAGGCTATCGGAATATTTATTTACCTCACGTTGTTTTATATCATTATGAATCCAAGAGTCGAGGTTATGATACAACACCGGATAAGTTACAACGATTTATGCAGGAAGTGGCGATTACACGACAAAGATGGCAACGTTATGTTGATCACGATCCCTGTTATAATCCTAATTTAACGTTGTCTGCATCGGATTATAGTTTAAGGCAATTTGCTGAAGTAGAAATTTTTGATGTTTTCATAGAATTTGATGATAGAGTATTACAGGATTGTGCGATAGATCAACCTGAAATTAAAACTTATTGGGGAATTAGCCAAATTACTTTTAAAGGTTGGGTACTGGGGAAACAGCAGAAAATAACTGCTGTTCAAATTATAGGAAATCACGGTCAAGTTATTAAGGAAATTCCTGCTAACTTCACCCGTCCTGATGTTCGCTTACTACATCCTGAAAACCCAAATTCAGAGTTTTGTGGATTTTGTGAAACGATTGAACTCAGAAATTTGTCTGGACAAACAGAATTGTTATTCCAAGCTGTTCTAAATAACGAAACTTATGCTAAATTTGGACAGGTTAAGCTAAAAATCAACCCTTAA
- a CDS encoding tetratricopeptide repeat protein: MLPNEIAARSVQFLHQQTEIYFNQGQFEDAIKACNQLLQIQSDYAPGCKLMADILQRQGKPQEAQHWYTRTLEIQPNWAEVHANVGSLYAKAQQWQQAIACYQKAVMLKPDFAGAYRNLARVWTQLNEPQESAKALYQALRLEPNKATAEEHLNLGHQLAQQGEVQAAEACYRRAIQLNPNLTAAHQGLATLLKEQGKAQEATQVYRKAIEINTPLAPSDTLAAATATRTTVNVELSPQDTLAGATQQPTVNNGITPPMNHPSNPQTYLKQAQAYCALKEWDQAIAACQKALRLKPDLAEAYKIQGNALQILGEMSAAVRCYSKALEIQPQYPEVYANLGSLYAQEERLEKAASYYQQAVNLKPDFAGVYRNFAKVLTQMGQLDQASQCLEKAYSLEPEKATAEEHFNLGNTRFKQGRLDEAIGAYQQALQLNPELAGAYYQLGQLYYRKGELEGAIHAYQKALELEPSRLEFYYGFADFFSHQERWDEAIRVYNQILGLDANQAVAYYKVGEIFNRQWRLDEAVNLYQKSIALNPKLVSSYYGLGKVLVKQENWQDAVKVLRQAVQMNPSGDAEAYKGLGDALAKVGEAQAAIPAYQKSAELDGNNAEVYQKLGDLLRDQEQFEQAIIAYQRSIELNPSVFWTHNNLADILFKQQRWEEAVSAYQNAIALDSTYSWSHNSLAEALVQLERWEEAIPAYQNAIKHNPQFPWSYYNLGEVLTQLENWEEAVVAYRGAIKVQSDLPNIQEKLADALRNRAKLDLQESLNYYYQVIQENPDHVAAYHKAIEIKPDDPQLYIQLANTLVNHNHLDGAIVFYQMALDLEPEHPEVIAKLEGIVEKKKLG; the protein is encoded by the coding sequence ATGTTACCTAACGAAATCGCTGCCCGCAGTGTACAGTTTCTTCATCAACAAACAGAAATCTATTTTAATCAAGGACAATTTGAGGATGCAATCAAGGCTTGTAACCAGTTGTTGCAAATTCAGTCTGATTATGCACCCGGTTGTAAACTGATGGCGGATATATTACAACGCCAAGGGAAACCCCAAGAGGCGCAACACTGGTATACCCGGACGTTGGAAATTCAACCCAATTGGGCAGAAGTTCATGCTAATGTGGGGAGTCTGTACGCTAAAGCGCAACAATGGCAACAGGCGATCGCTTGTTATCAAAAAGCTGTGATGCTAAAACCGGATTTCGCAGGGGCCTATCGCAATTTGGCGAGAGTTTGGACACAACTCAACGAACCACAGGAATCAGCAAAAGCATTATATCAGGCCTTGAGGTTAGAACCCAATAAAGCAACAGCAGAAGAACATTTAAACTTAGGTCATCAGTTAGCACAGCAAGGGGAAGTCCAAGCAGCAGAAGCCTGTTATCGCAGGGCTATTCAACTCAATCCTAATTTAACAGCAGCCCATCAAGGTTTGGCAACCCTCCTCAAAGAACAGGGGAAGGCGCAGGAAGCAACACAGGTTTACCGCAAAGCGATTGAGATCAATACTCCTCTCGCACCTTCGGATACCTTAGCCGCCGCCACAGCAACAAGAACAACGGTGAATGTTGAGCTTTCTCCTCAAGATACCTTGGCCGGGGCGACTCAACAGCCAACGGTGAATAATGGGATAACACCCCCGATGAATCATCCCAGTAATCCCCAAACTTATTTAAAACAAGCTCAGGCCTATTGTGCTTTGAAAGAATGGGATCAAGCGATCGCAGCCTGTCAAAAAGCGTTACGATTAAAACCTGATTTAGCAGAAGCTTATAAAATTCAAGGCAATGCTTTACAAATTTTAGGGGAAATGTCGGCGGCAGTTCGCTGTTATTCAAAGGCGTTAGAAATTCAGCCCCAATATCCCGAAGTTTATGCAAATTTAGGCAGTTTATATGCTCAAGAAGAACGGTTAGAAAAAGCTGCCTCCTATTATCAACAAGCTGTTAATTTAAAGCCGGATTTTGCTGGGGTTTATCGCAATTTTGCTAAGGTTTTAACCCAAATGGGGCAGTTAGATCAAGCCTCTCAATGTTTGGAAAAAGCCTATAGTTTAGAACCAGAAAAAGCTACAGCCGAAGAACATTTTAATTTAGGAAATACCCGCTTTAAACAAGGTCGATTAGATGAGGCGATCGGCGCTTATCAACAGGCGTTACAATTAAATCCTGAGTTGGCAGGAGCTTATTATCAGTTAGGGCAATTATATTATAGAAAAGGGGAACTAGAAGGGGCGATTCATGCTTACCAAAAAGCCTTAGAATTAGAACCCTCCCGATTAGAATTTTATTATGGGTTTGCCGATTTCTTTAGTCATCAAGAACGTTGGGATGAGGCGATCAGGGTTTATAACCAAATTTTGGGGTTAGATGCTAATCAAGCCGTTGCCTATTACAAAGTTGGGGAGATTTTTAATCGTCAGTGGCGGTTAGATGAAGCGGTTAACCTGTATCAAAAATCAATTGCTTTAAATCCTAAATTGGTGTCTTCCTATTATGGATTAGGCAAAGTTTTAGTTAAACAAGAAAATTGGCAAGATGCTGTTAAAGTCTTGCGTCAAGCAGTACAGATGAATCCCAGTGGAGATGCAGAAGCCTATAAAGGTTTAGGGGATGCACTGGCAAAAGTTGGGGAAGCGCAAGCCGCAATTCCCGCCTATCAAAAATCTGCCGAACTTGATGGAAATAATGCCGAAGTTTATCAAAAATTAGGGGATTTACTCCGAGATCAAGAACAGTTTGAACAGGCAATTATTGCTTATCAGCGTTCAATTGAACTTAATCCGAGTGTATTTTGGACACATAATAATTTAGCGGATATTTTGTTTAAACAACAACGCTGGGAAGAGGCGGTTTCTGCTTATCAAAATGCGATCGCATTGGATTCAACCTATTCTTGGTCACACAATAGTTTAGCCGAGGCTTTAGTTCAATTAGAACGCTGGGAAGAGGCAATTCCTGCTTATCAAAATGCGATTAAACATAATCCTCAATTCCCTTGGTCTTACTATAATTTAGGAGAAGTTTTAACTCAATTAGAAAATTGGGAAGAAGCAGTTGTAGCCTATCGGGGTGCGATTAAAGTTCAATCTGATTTACCGAATATTCAAGAAAAACTCGCCGATGCGTTGAGAAATCGAGCTAAATTGGATTTACAGGAATCCTTAAATTATTATTATCAAGTGATTCAAGAAAACCCTGATCATGTTGCAGCTTATCATAAAGCAATTGAGATTAAACCCGATGATCCCCAATTGTATATTCAGTTAGCCAATACTTTAGTGAATCATAATCATTTGGATGGTGCGATTGTATTCTATCAAATGGCATTGGATTTAGAACCGGAGCATCCCGAAGTGATTGCAAAATTAGAGGGAATTGTGGAAAAAAAAAAGCTAGGTTAA
- a CDS encoding tetratricopeptide repeat protein, which yields MNSSLEALIKSAESDLDLGNVREAHGTISQIFAIDPYCAKAYKILGDLYEVQRLFPEAISAYQKAIKLEPNFVEGYAYLAQVYRNTGEFDQAFFCYKKALTLCPDWTELYFQLGQAYLWSGDVPKAIRCYQKTLQQNPDHIYAYFALAMAYGQLGETERAIALYQRIIALKPDFANAYNNLGCLLFNQNDYAEALEAWQKALIYNNDQENNSLIYNNIGKVLAAQGQIQKAIEAYHKALELKADFALAYTNLGKLCQQQNQHAIAVSCFEKVIELDPDYLLAYTDCGASLLSLGRIDAALRCFKQVIALEPKFVEGYCQGVQKHSGYDELSLAKIACADFLTALQWGGEGFTAVYEYLYQTYLHLGNTLAIYGKYDQAVGYYQKATQINPQSVDIYLKLGNCLFKNQQFNAALTVYQIARILLKKQESSFSPMQLLEVDLQLGRILEKQGCWESAADYYSKVLQMQQQEGFKSLIPNSPSTLTLLKDWANSQQIESSNIPQGVCDSTLTWLRNQNLQDSHYYSLNSELDTQHPTLDTPVPSECGGLDCEPCLKRVFQSFQWQNLGHGIQKCSISKHNVPSIPLFVAVIPNGRAWIVPQENYWMVCKAIAIITPDNQLLADVSREYPAPLPGCPSYDPQKHQVFQQEYLPPLQHIEGRVAVLSGLSGNVYFHWMVDVLPRLELLRQSGIDFDQIDWFLVNSQQASFQRETLTRLGIQEFKILESDQFPHIQAQQLIVPSYPGYMGWLQPWAIDTLRRWFLHLGQNQGVNYPERIYISRGDARYRRILNEDEVIETLHPWGFVVVQLESLSFSQQVALFAQAKVIMGAHGSGLTNIIFCQPGTQVIEWVSPHYNRHYYWVISQYLGLDHYSLTGEGFSCYPLRGLMYQNSLTEDIWINLVSLKRLLELLN from the coding sequence GTGAATTCAAGCCTTGAAGCCTTAATTAAGTCGGCAGAATCTGACCTAGATCTGGGAAATGTTCGGGAAGCTCATGGGACAATTTCACAAATTTTCGCCATCGATCCCTATTGTGCGAAAGCTTATAAAATATTAGGGGATCTCTACGAAGTTCAACGACTATTTCCAGAGGCGATTTCTGCCTACCAAAAGGCGATTAAACTAGAACCCAATTTTGTTGAAGGTTATGCCTATTTAGCTCAGGTTTATCGCAATACGGGCGAATTTGATCAAGCCTTCTTCTGTTATAAAAAAGCACTAACTCTGTGCCCAGATTGGACAGAGTTATATTTTCAATTAGGTCAAGCTTATTTGTGGAGTGGGGATGTTCCGAAAGCGATTCGATGCTATCAAAAAACATTACAACAAAACCCCGATCATATTTATGCCTATTTTGCCTTAGCAATGGCTTATGGACAATTAGGAGAAACGGAACGAGCCATAGCGCTATATCAACGAATTATTGCTCTGAAACCAGATTTTGCTAACGCTTATAATAATTTAGGCTGTTTATTATTTAATCAAAATGATTATGCAGAAGCGTTAGAGGCGTGGCAAAAAGCCCTGATCTATAATAATGATCAAGAAAATAATAGTTTAATTTATAATAATATTGGTAAAGTTCTGGCTGCCCAAGGTCAAATTCAAAAAGCCATTGAAGCGTATCATAAAGCCCTAGAACTTAAGGCTGATTTTGCTCTTGCTTATACTAATTTAGGAAAACTTTGTCAACAACAAAACCAACACGCGATCGCAGTTTCTTGTTTTGAAAAAGTCATTGAATTAGACCCGGATTATTTATTGGCTTACACCGATTGTGGAGCGTCCTTGCTGAGTTTAGGACGAATTGATGCAGCTTTACGTTGTTTTAAACAGGTTATTGCTCTCGAACCTAAGTTTGTGGAAGGGTATTGTCAGGGAGTGCAGAAACATTCGGGTTATGATGAATTATCCCTAGCAAAAATAGCTTGTGCTGATTTTCTCACGGCTCTACAGTGGGGCGGGGAGGGTTTCACAGCAGTCTATGAATATCTCTATCAAACCTATCTGCATCTGGGAAATACCTTAGCAATTTATGGCAAATATGACCAAGCGGTAGGTTACTACCAAAAAGCGACACAAATTAACCCCCAGTCGGTAGATATTTACCTAAAATTGGGCAATTGTTTGTTCAAAAATCAACAATTCAATGCGGCTTTAACGGTTTATCAAATTGCTCGAATATTACTCAAAAAACAGGAGTCGAGTTTTTCCCCGATGCAGTTGCTAGAAGTCGATTTACAATTGGGGAGAATTCTGGAAAAACAGGGATGTTGGGAGTCGGCGGCGGACTACTACAGTAAGGTTTTGCAGATGCAGCAGCAGGAGGGGTTTAAGTCTTTAATTCCTAACTCCCCCTCAACTTTAACGTTACTGAAAGATTGGGCTAATTCTCAACAGATTGAATCGAGTAATATTCCCCAAGGCGTTTGTGATTCAACCCTGACATGGCTGAGAAATCAGAATTTACAGGATAGTCATTATTATTCTCTCAACTCAGAACTTGACACCCAACACCCGACACTCGACACCCCTGTTCCGAGTGAATGCGGGGGGTTAGACTGCGAACCTTGTCTTAAACGTGTATTTCAATCTTTTCAGTGGCAAAATTTAGGACATGGAATTCAAAAGTGTTCAATTTCAAAGCATAACGTCCCTTCAATACCTCTATTTGTGGCGGTAATTCCTAATGGACGAGCCTGGATTGTTCCGCAAGAGAATTATTGGATGGTTTGTAAAGCGATCGCGATTATTACACCGGATAACCAACTATTAGCGGATGTTTCGCGGGAATATCCCGCACCGCTTCCGGGTTGTCCCAGTTATGATCCCCAAAAGCATCAAGTCTTTCAACAAGAATATTTACCCCCCCTCCAGCACATTGAGGGACGGGTGGCGGTATTGTCGGGGTTGTCGGGAAATGTCTATTTTCATTGGATGGTAGATGTTTTACCGCGACTGGAATTATTGCGTCAAAGTGGGATTGATTTCGATCAAATAGATTGGTTTTTAGTGAATAGTCAACAAGCGTCCTTTCAACGGGAAACCCTAACTCGTCTAGGAATTCAGGAGTTTAAAATCCTTGAAAGTGATCAATTTCCCCATATCCAAGCCCAACAGTTGATTGTTCCCTCATACCCTGGATATATGGGATGGTTACAACCTTGGGCGATTGATACTTTACGCCGTTGGTTTCTGCATTTGGGTCAAAATCAGGGGGTAAATTATCCAGAACGGATTTATATTAGTCGGGGGGATGCTCGCTATCGACGAATTTTAAATGAAGACGAGGTGATTGAAACCTTACATCCCTGGGGGTTTGTGGTCGTACAACTGGAGTCTCTATCTTTTTCCCAACAAGTGGCTCTCTTTGCTCAAGCTAAGGTGATTATGGGAGCCCATGGAAGCGGTTTAACCAATATTATATTTTGTCAACCGGGAACCCAAGTGATTGAGTGGGTGTCTCCTCACTATAATCGTCATTATTATTGGGTGATTAGTCAATATTTGGGATTAGACCATTATTCTTTAACTGGAGAAGGGTTTTCTTGCTATCCTCTGCGGGGGTTGATGTATCAAAATTCCTTGACAGAGGATATTTGGATCAATCTCGTTTCTTTAAAACGGTTATTAGAACTGCTGAATTAA